A part of Vespa crabro chromosome 20, iyVesCrab1.2, whole genome shotgun sequence genomic DNA contains:
- the LOC124431205 gene encoding uncharacterized protein LOC124431205: MAAVKAAKLVATLDRLMVNVYGPRPCIRRLLMPAAEVVMLYGTEVWAVRTVSEPAVIFVAGVIPFDLLAKERQFVHQQKPVLGKEEVLKNAWCNCIEAWKSRWEQEPRGRWTARLISRLDNWINREVQDVDFYLTQFLTGHGLFRSYLAIMRNVADGNCHYGDSIKDDAHHTFFICTQWSANDLPWSRTSETSR, encoded by the exons ATGGCAGCAGTCAAGGCGGCAAAATTAGTAGCAACGCTGGACAGACTCATGGTCAATGTCTACGGTCCCCGACCGTGCATTAGGCGACTACTTATGCCTGCCGCCGAAGTAGTGATGCTGTACGGCACGGAAGTATGGGCCGTG CGCACGGTCTCAGAGCCCGCAGTGATATTTGTCGCCGGGGTAATCCCGTTTGACCTACTAGccaaggagagacaattcgtccatcAGCAGAAGCCCGTTCTGGGGAAGGAGGAGGTATTAAAGAACGCCTGGTGTAATTGCATCGAAGCCTGGAAAAGCAGATGGGAGCAGGAAcctaggggcagatggactGCCCGACTCATCAGTCGATTAGATAACTGGATAAATCGAGAGGTGCAAGATGTCGATTTCTACCTTACCCAATTCTTGACAGGCCATGGCCTGTTCCGCTCCTACCTCGCAATAATGAGGAATGTAGCAGACGGCAACTGCCACTATGGGGACTCGATCAAAGACGATGCTCACCACACGTTCTTCATATGTACCCAGTGGAGCGCGAACGACTTACCTTGGAGCAGGACGTCGGAGACATCTCGCTGA